A region of the Zhihengliuella halotolerans genome:
GAACGCCTCACCCGGGACGATCGCGACCTCGGCCTTCTCCAGGATCAAGGCGGCCAGTTCGGCGGAGGTCTGCGGGGTGACCCCTGCGATCTCGCGGCCCAGCGCGCCGCGGACGTCGGCGTAGGCGTAGAACGCGCCCTCCGGCATCGGCGCGTAGAAGCCGTCGATCTCGTTGAGCGCGGCCACCATCGTCAGGCGGCGGCGGTTGAAAGCGACCTTCATTTCGTTCACGGCGTCCAGCGGTCCCGACACTGCGGCCAGGGCGGCCATCTGCGCGACGTTTGACACGTTGGAGGTCGCGTGCGACTGCAGGTTGGTCGCCGCCTTGATGACGTCCGCGGGGCCGGCCATCCAGCCGACGCGCCAGCCGGTCATCGCGTAGGTCTTGGCCACGCCGTTGAGGATGACGACCTTGTCGCCGAGCTCGGGCACGGCTGTGGCGATCGACGTGAACTCCGAACCCGCGTACACGAGGTGCTCGTAGATCTCGTCGGTGACGACCCACAGGTCGTTCTCGGCGGCCCAGCGGCCGATCGCGGCGACCTCGGCGGGCGTGTAGACGGCGCCGGTCGGGTTCGACGGCGAGACGAACAGCAGGATCTTCGTGCGCTCCGTGCGCGCGGCCTCGAGCTGCTCGACGCTCACCTTGTAGCCGGCCTCCGGGCCGGCGAACACGTCGACGGGCACGCCGCCGGCGAGGCGGATGGACTCCGGGTACGTCGTCCAGAACGGGGCCGGCACGATGACCTCGTCGCCCGGGTCCAGCAGCGTTGCGAACGTGTTGTAGACGGCCTGCTTGCCGCCGTTGGTCACGAGCACCTGGTCCGCCTCGAGCGAGTACCCCGAGTCCCGGCGCGTCTTCTCGGCGATCGCCGCCTTGAGCTCCGGCAGGCCGCCGGCGGGGGAGTAGCGGTGGAATCGCGGGTTCTTCGCGGCCTCGATCGCCGCCTCCACCACGTAGTCGGGGGTCGGGAAGTCCGGTTCGCCGGCGCCGAAACCGATGACGGGACGGCCGGCGGCTTTGAGCGCCTTGGCCTTCGCGTCGACGGCGAGCGTGGCCGATTCTGCGATGGAACCGATGCGGCGGGAGATCCGTGACATACGCGAGTGTCTCGCTTTCGTGTGCGTGCGTGCGTGTGGGCGGGCGGCTCCAGCTTAGTCTGCCCTCACCTGCGCGCACCAACGGTGCGCGCGCTTTACGTCGCGGCACGACGACGGCGCTTTCGGGCCACGTTCCGGGCTGCCGGATCCGGTGCTCACCGCCCCGCGGTCCGGGGAGCGCGCGGACCCGCGGACGCTCGGTTCGACTTGCGCCGCCCAATTGCGTAAACTTGTTCCTCGGTGTTGGAAAACGCCACGATCAAGCGCGACTTGCGGGCCTAGCCCGAAAAGGCCGTATGATCGGGTGCAACGCATCAAAGGGTAGTGGCGCAATTGGTAGCGCAGCGGTCTCCAAAACCGCAGGTTGCAGGTTCGAGTCCTGTCTGCCCTGCGCAGTGGCAATCACGGGCAACCGTGACGTGCTCAGCGAAATCCACGTCACGGTGTCTCGCAGGTCTCGAGGGACCAGCGGGGCACCGTGACTGTTTCACTACACATGACTGGAACGAGGAACTGTGACCGAGATCGCGGCTGGCAGCTCGAACAATTCGCAGAGCCCCAAGGGTGACCGACGGGGTGTCTTCGCTGCGATCGCGCTGTTCCTTCGCCAGGTCGTCTCGGAGCTGAAGAAGGTCGTCATCCCGACGAAGCGGGACTGGTTCAGCTACACGCTGATGGTCCTCGGCTTCGTCGCCGTCGTGATGGTCATTGTCAGTGCACTGGACTTCCTGTTCGGGCAGGCGTCGATCTTCGTCTTCACGAACCAGCTGGAACAGTAAGTCTCACACGCGGTCACGACGGGCCGGACGCGGCTGCCGCACGATGAATACTTCTGGTTAACCAGTAATAGAAAGCAGGAACCTAGTGTCCGATCAGGAACTCGAAGCGCAGGGCAACGACGAGAACGTCGAGCCGGCAACCGAGACCGCCGCCGAGCAGGCGCCGGCCGATTTTGCTGTCTCCGAGGCTGACGAGCAGTCCGAGTCGACTGAGACCGAGTCCACCGAGCCGGCTGCGGCGGAAACCGCCGAAGAGCCCGCGGCTGCCGACGCCGAGCCGTCCGAAGACTCCGAGGACGTTGCGGCCGAGGAGGCCGAGCCCGAGGTCGACCCGAAGGAAGAGCTGCGCACCAAGCTGCGCCGGCAGCCGGGCGACTGGTTCGTCATCCACTCCTACGCTGGCTACGAGAACCGCGTCAAGGTGAACCTCGAGACGCGTGCCCAGACCCTCAACATGGAGGATTTCATCTACGAAATCCAGGTCCCCATGGAAGAGGTCGTGGAGATCAAGAACACCGCCAAGAAGATCGTCCGTCGCGTTCGCATCCCCGGCTACGTGCTGGTGCGCATGGACCTGACGGACGAGTCGTGGGGTGCGGTTCGCCACACGCCGGGCGTCACCGGCTTCGTCGGCAACGCCCACGACCCGGCCCCGCTGAGTCTGGACGAGGTGTTCTCCATGCTCGAGCACACGGTTGTCACCGAGGAGACGGACAAGGGCTCAAACAAGCCGGGCCGTGCTCCGATCACCGAGGTCAACGTCGACTTCGAAGTCGGCGAGTCCGTGACCGTGAACGACGGCCCGTTCGAGACGCTCCCGGCAACGATCTCGGAGATCAAGCTCGAGACCCAGCAGCTGGTCGTGCTCGTGTCGATCTTCGAGCGCGAGACGCCGGTGACCCTCTCGTTCGGTCAGGTCACCAAGATCCAGTAGCATTGAAGCTTCGGCCTCCTTCGGACCGCTTTGACCGGTAGGAGGCCGTCCGGCTGCCGCGCCACGGCGGCCGACCCCCTGACGCACGCTCCTGTGCACCAGGGAAACGCAATGAGAAGAAGGACCCGACATGGCCCCCAAGAAGAAGGTCACCGGCCTCATCAAGCTGCAGATCCAGGCAGGCGCCGCCAACCCGGCACCGCCGATCGGACCCGCGCTTGGTCAGCACGGTGTCAACATCATGGAGTTCTGCAAGGCTTACAACGCGGCGACTGAGTCCCAGCGCGGCAACGTGATCCCTGTGGAGATCACGGTCTACGAAGACCGCTCCTTCACCTTCGTCACGAAGACCCCGCCGGCAGCCGAGCTGATCAAGAAGGCAGCAGGCGTGCAGAAGGGTTCGGCTACCCCGCACACCGTCAAGGTTGCGAAGCTGACCCAGGCGCAGTGCGAGGAGATCGCCGAGCAGAAGATGGTCGACCTGAACGCCAACGACGTTAAGGCCGCCGCCAAGATCATCGCCGGCACCGCCCGCTCCATGGGCATCACCGTCGAGGGCTAAGACCCTCACCCGCTCCGAATCCTCGGGGCACCCCCATTATCAAATAGATCTCGCCGGCCACCGGGCCGTGACGGGACACAGTGGCAGGGTCGAGCGCGACCCATACAGACCACGACTGCATAAGGAGAACAAGCAGATGGCAAAGCGCAGCAAAGCATACGAGGCAGCTGTAGCCAAGATCGAGGACGGCAAGCTGTACTCGCCGGCCGAGGCAGTGGCCCTGGCCAAGGAGACCGGCTCCGCGAAGACGGACGCGACCGTTGAGGTCGCTTTCCGCCTGGGCGTCGACCCGCGCAAGGCAGACCAGATGGTCCGCGGCACGGTCAACCTCCCGCACGGAACCGGCAAGACCGCTACCGTGGTCGTCTTCGCCAACGGTGACAAGGCCGAGGCCGCCAAGGCCGCCGGCGCCGACTTCGTCGGCTCCGACGACCTGATCGAGAAGATCCAGGGCGGCTGGACCGGCTTCGACGCCGCGGTCGCCACCCCGGATCTGATGGGCAAGGTCGGCCGCCTCGGCAAGATCCTCGGCCCGCGTAACCTGATGCCGAACCCGAAGACCGGTACCGTCACCATGGACGTGGCCAAGGCTGTGGGCGACATCAAGGGCGGCAAGATCGACTTCCGCGTCGACAAGCACTCGAACCTGCACTTCATCATCGGCAAGGTGTCCTTCGACGCCCAGAAGCTGGCCGAGAACTACAGCGCGGTCCTCGAAGAGGTCCTCCGCCTGAAGCCGACCTCCTCGAAGGGTCGCTACATCAGCAAGGCCACGGTCGCCACGACCTTCGGCCCGGGCATCCAGGTGGACCCGAACGTCACCAAGGTCGTCGTCGGCTAATCGACAGACCTGAGCCGCATGTGGCCGTCGTCCCCGACCGGGACGGCGGCCACACGCGTATCACCGGTCGACGACGACGAGGCGGCCTGGTGCCGGTTGCCTCACGGTCGGTCGACGCGGTAGATGTAGTGCAGCGGGTCATCGAGGGGATTGTCGGGACGCATCGGCGCCTCGGCAACGCGGCGCAGACCGGCCTTCTCCGCAGCCCGCCACGAGGCGGTGTTGGCGGCGACCACGGCGATGAAGACAGCCGGCGCGTCCGGGTAGTCCGTCCACGTGCTGTTCAGTACGCGGGTGATCATCAGCGTTCCGAGGCCGCGTCCGCGCAGTTCGGGCCGGCCGATGAGGTAGTCGAGCTGAACGGCGCCCGGGGGCAGCTCGACGACGGCACCGTAGCCGGCGGCCTCGTCGGGGTAGTCGGCGATGGCGGATCGCTGCAGGAGTCCGATGGGCCGGCCCGACAGACAGATCACCAGGTCCTCGCCCGGTTCCTCGCCCCGGATGCTCGCGGCGAAGTCGCGCTCGACACCGGCTTGCGTGGAGTCGTGGTTCCACCAGCGTGCTACCGCCGGTTCGTGCAGCCAGCCGGCCAGCAGGGGCAGATCGTCGCGAACAAGCGGCCGCCAGGTGAGCTCTGCATCCTGAAACGATTCCATGCCGCCCAGTCTAGGCAGCGAGCATCCGCTGGAGTCGATTTTGCGAGCGGGCGTCCGGACGGTAGAGTTGTCCCTACCTAAGACCGTCGGTCGGTGTGTGTTCGGAATCTGAGTTGTCAGAAGAAGGCGTGCATCTGAAAGATCCTCGTAGAGGACGGCCCACGCAGGTGACACTTTCTTCGAAAGCCGCGCGACGTCGTCGTACTGACCGTGGTTCCTGAAGCCCTGTGCACCTGCACGGGGCGTTTTTTATGTCCAGCCTACCCGGGCGGGATCTGGCCGACACCCGACACTCACCCCGGAAGGAGGGTTATGGCAACGCCGAACAAGGTCTCCGCAGTTGAGGAGACCATTGCAGACTTCAAGGAGTCGAACGCCGCTGTCCTGACCGAATACCGCGGGCTCTCTGTTGCGCAGCTCAAGGAATTGCGCCGTGCGCTTGGTGCAGACACCAAGTACTCGGTCGTCAAGAACACCCTGACTGGCATCGCTGCCAAGGAAGCCGGCGTCGACGCGTTCGACGGCCAGCTTGCCGGCCCGACCGCCATCGCCTTCATCAAGGGCGATGCAGTTGCCGCAGCCAAGAGCCTGACTGAATTCGCCAAGAGCAACGAGAAGCTGGTCGTCAAGACCGGTTACTTCGAGGGCAAGGCAATGACCGCTGCAGAGGTTGCCGCTCTGGCAGCCCTGGAGTCCCGCGAGCACCAGCTGGCTCGTGTTGCCGGCGTACTGCAGGCTCCGGCCTCCGCAGCCGCCCGCATCATCGAGGCACTGCGCGCCAAGCGCGAAGAGGGCGGCGCTGAAGCTCCCGCCGCAGAGGCCGAGGAAGCACCCGCTGCCGAAGCCGCCGAAGAAGCCTAGAGCTTCTTCCACCCCCTAAAGCACATCTCTGCGGCGCCTAGAGGCGCCGCCCCAAGGAAAGGACGCCACACCATGGCGAAGCTCACCAACGAAGAGCTCCTCGAAGCTTTCAAGGAAATGTCCATCATCGAGCTCTCCGAGTTCGTTTCGGCCTTCGAGGAGACCTTCGAGGTCACCGCTGCTGCCGTCGCCGTTGCTGGCCCGGCCGGTGGCGCAGGCGAAGCCGCTGCTGAAGAGCAGACCGAATTCGACGTCATCCTCGAGTCGGCTGGCGAGAAGAAGATCGGCGTCATCAAGGAGGTCCGCGCGCTGACCTCGCTGGGCCTGAAGGAAGCCAAGGAAGTTGTCGATTCCGCTCCGAAGGCTGTCCTCGAGGGCGTCGACAAGGACGCAGCCGAGAAGGCCAAGGAGGCCCTCGAAGGCGCCGGCGCCACGGTGACCCTCAAGTAAGTTCCTTCCGGGACTTGCCGAGATTCGATCTCGGCGCAACGGCCCCGCCCGCGTGCATTGTGCACGCCGGCGGGGCCGATTGCATTGGCATCCCCACCGCTGGCTATCAGCGAATGTTCAGCGGATTACACTTCGCGCAAAGATTCACTCCGTAACCTATTCGTTATGAATAGACGTTTGGCGCTGCTCGACGGTCTCCGTCTGGTGGCCGCGCTGATGGTGGTCCTGTACCACTACACGGCGTGGAATCACGGCAACTGGGGGGACGAAGGTGCACGGGAAACCTGGCCCGGGCTCAGCCAGTTGACCGTCTTCGGCAACCTCGGCGTACCGCTCTTCTTCGTGATCAGCGGGTTCGTCATCCTGCTCTCGAGCTATGGCAAGCGGCCCGCTAAGTTCATCGGCTCGCGTATCGGGCGGCTCTTCCCCGCCTACTGGGTGGCGGTCATCGCGACCGGTGCACTCTTGTTCTTCATGTGGCCGGGCGCGGGCGACGATTTCACCTACGGCGACTGGGCGATGAACCTGACCATGATCCAGTCCGCCTTCGACGTCAAGAGCATCGACGGCGTCTACTGGACCCTGTGGGTGGAGATGCGTTTCTACGCGTGGATCCTGGCACTCATGCTGCTCGGCTGGCTCACCCCGGGCCGGATCCTGGCCTTCGCCGCGCTGTGGCCGGCCGCCGGCATCTTCGCTGAGGCGCTGGGCCTGAGCTTCCTCGAAGACGCGATGCTGAAGCAGCACGCACCCCTCTTCGCCGGCGGCATGGTGCTCTTCCTGATCTACCGCTTCGGCCACACGCCGCTGCGCTGGATCATCCTTGGCACCAACGTGGCGCTCTCCGCCTACTTCACGGGCATCCGCCTCAGCGGGGAGGTCGACTGGCTCGTCGGCTACGAGATCGCCCCCGAGGCCTACTGGCCGATGGTGGTGGCGGTCTTCGCCCTGCTGGCCGTCGTCACCCTGACCCCCGCGGTGAACCTGAACGTGCCGGGGCTGGCCGTCGCCGGCGCGCTCACCTATCCCGTCTACCTCCTGCACCAGATGTGGGGCTGGTGGGGCATCGGCATCCTCTCGGACTACCTGCCGCAGTCCGCCACGCTCGCCGTGGTCATGCTCGTCGTGCTCGGCGCGGCCTACGCCGTCCACCGGTGGGTGGAACGGCCCCTGGGGCGTCCGCTAGCAGGGGCCGTCACCCGCGGCGTCGACCTGTCGGGGGCGTGGCTCAGCGGTGCAGCAGCAGCGCTTCGCCCTGCCCTCCTCCGCCGCACAGGCTGACCGCAGCCGTCCCACCGCCGCGCCGGTCCAGTTCGAGGGCGGCGTGCAGCGCCAGCCGAGCGCCCGACGCCCCGATCGGGTGGCCCAGGGCGATGGCGCCGCCGTGGATGTTCGTGCGTTCGAGGGGGTAGTCGAGGTCGGTGAGCGACTGGCATGCCACGGCGCCGAAGGCCTCGTTGATCTCGATGAAGTCGAGCTCGCGCACGTCGAGGTCGGCCCGCGCCAGCGCCGCCCGGATCGCGTTCGACGGCTGCGAGTGCAGCGAGTTGTCCGGACCGGCCACCTGGCCGGGCTCGCCGATCCGCGCGAGGATGTGCAGCCCGTTCGCCTCGGCGTAGGCGCGTGAGGTGACGACGACGGCGGCCGCGCCGTCGGAGAGCGGCGAGGAGTTGCCCGCCGTGATCGTCCCGTCGGCGGCGAACGCTGGACGCAGGCCGCCGAGCGACTCGGCCGTCGTCGTCGGTCGGATGCCCTCGTCTTCGGCGACGACGACGGGATCGCCCTTGCGCTGCGGGACGGGGACGGGCGCGATCTCGGCGTCGAACACTCCGTCCTGCTGGGCCCGGGCCGCCCGCTGATGCGAGAGCGCGGCCACCTCGTCCTGCTCCGCGCGAGTGAGGCCGAGGACCGAGTTCTTCCGCTCGGTGCTGACCCCCATCGAGATCTTGTCGAACGCGTCGGTCAGGCCGTCGTGCGCGACGGAGTCGATCGCCGCGATGTCCCCGTAGGACCAGCCCATGCGGCTGCCGGGCAGCACGTGCGGCGCGTTGGTCATCGACTCCTGACCGCCGGCCACGACCACGTCGGCCTCACCGAGGCGCACGAGCCGGGCCGCGTCGGTGATCGCGGCGAGGCCCGAGAGGCACACCTTGTTGATCGTCACGGTCGGCACGTCCCAGCCGATACCGGCGGCGATCGCGGTCTGGCGTGCCGGATTCTGGCCGGCGCCGGCCTGAACGACCTGGCCGAAGACGACGCCGTTCACCGAGCCGGCGTCGACCCCGGACTTCTCGAGGGCCGCCGTCACGGCGTGGGCCCCGAGCTGGACAGCGGTAAGAGCTGCGAGGCTGCCCTTGAACCGCGTGAACGGGGTGCGGGCGCCGCCGACGATGACCGCTTCGTTGAGGTCAGACACTGATTCTGCTCCGCTCTCTCTGGGTGGTGTGCCGAC
Encoded here:
- a CDS encoding pyridoxal phosphate-dependent aminotransferase, giving the protein MSRISRRIGSIAESATLAVDAKAKALKAAGRPVIGFGAGEPDFPTPDYVVEAAIEAAKNPRFHRYSPAGGLPELKAAIAEKTRRDSGYSLEADQVLVTNGGKQAVYNTFATLLDPGDEVIVPAPFWTTYPESIRLAGGVPVDVFAGPEAGYKVSVEQLEAARTERTKILLFVSPSNPTGAVYTPAEVAAIGRWAAENDLWVVTDEIYEHLVYAGSEFTSIATAVPELGDKVVILNGVAKTYAMTGWRVGWMAGPADVIKAATNLQSHATSNVSNVAQMAALAAVSGPLDAVNEMKVAFNRRRLTMVAALNEIDGFYAPMPEGAFYAYADVRGALGREIAGVTPQTSAELAALILEKAEVAIVPGEAFGPSGFVRLSYALGDEDLAEGVGRMQKLLNG
- the secE gene encoding preprotein translocase subunit SecE; the encoded protein is MTEIAAGSSNNSQSPKGDRRGVFAAIALFLRQVVSELKKVVIPTKRDWFSYTLMVLGFVAVVMVIVSALDFLFGQASIFVFTNQLEQ
- the nusG gene encoding transcription termination/antitermination protein NusG, with product MSDQELEAQGNDENVEPATETAAEQAPADFAVSEADEQSESTETESTEPAAAETAEEPAAADAEPSEDSEDVAAEEAEPEVDPKEELRTKLRRQPGDWFVIHSYAGYENRVKVNLETRAQTLNMEDFIYEIQVPMEEVVEIKNTAKKIVRRVRIPGYVLVRMDLTDESWGAVRHTPGVTGFVGNAHDPAPLSLDEVFSMLEHTVVTEETDKGSNKPGRAPITEVNVDFEVGESVTVNDGPFETLPATISEIKLETQQLVVLVSIFERETPVTLSFGQVTKIQ
- the rplK gene encoding 50S ribosomal protein L11 encodes the protein MAPKKKVTGLIKLQIQAGAANPAPPIGPALGQHGVNIMEFCKAYNAATESQRGNVIPVEITVYEDRSFTFVTKTPPAAELIKKAAGVQKGSATPHTVKVAKLTQAQCEEIAEQKMVDLNANDVKAAAKIIAGTARSMGITVEG
- the rplA gene encoding 50S ribosomal protein L1 produces the protein MAKRSKAYEAAVAKIEDGKLYSPAEAVALAKETGSAKTDATVEVAFRLGVDPRKADQMVRGTVNLPHGTGKTATVVVFANGDKAEAAKAAGADFVGSDDLIEKIQGGWTGFDAAVATPDLMGKVGRLGKILGPRNLMPNPKTGTVTMDVAKAVGDIKGGKIDFRVDKHSNLHFIIGKVSFDAQKLAENYSAVLEEVLRLKPTSSKGRYISKATVATTFGPGIQVDPNVTKVVVG
- a CDS encoding GNAT family N-acetyltransferase, whose translation is MESFQDAELTWRPLVRDDLPLLAGWLHEPAVARWWNHDSTQAGVERDFAASIRGEEPGEDLVICLSGRPIGLLQRSAIADYPDEAAGYGAVVELPPGAVQLDYLIGRPELRGRGLGTLMITRVLNSTWTDYPDAPAVFIAVVAANTASWRAAEKAGLRRVAEAPMRPDNPLDDPLHYIYRVDRP
- the rplJ gene encoding 50S ribosomal protein L10 — protein: MATPNKVSAVEETIADFKESNAAVLTEYRGLSVAQLKELRRALGADTKYSVVKNTLTGIAAKEAGVDAFDGQLAGPTAIAFIKGDAVAAAKSLTEFAKSNEKLVVKTGYFEGKAMTAAEVAALAALESREHQLARVAGVLQAPASAAARIIEALRAKREEGGAEAPAAEAEEAPAAEAAEEA
- the rplL gene encoding 50S ribosomal protein L7/L12 codes for the protein MAKLTNEELLEAFKEMSIIELSEFVSAFEETFEVTAAAVAVAGPAGGAGEAAAEEQTEFDVILESAGEKKIGVIKEVRALTSLGLKEAKEVVDSAPKAVLEGVDKDAAEKAKEALEGAGATVTLK
- a CDS encoding acyltransferase family protein, translated to MNRRLALLDGLRLVAALMVVLYHYTAWNHGNWGDEGARETWPGLSQLTVFGNLGVPLFFVISGFVILLSSYGKRPAKFIGSRIGRLFPAYWVAVIATGALLFFMWPGAGDDFTYGDWAMNLTMIQSAFDVKSIDGVYWTLWVEMRFYAWILALMLLGWLTPGRILAFAALWPAAGIFAEALGLSFLEDAMLKQHAPLFAGGMVLFLIYRFGHTPLRWIILGTNVALSAYFTGIRLSGEVDWLVGYEIAPEAYWPMVVAVFALLAVVTLTPAVNLNVPGLAVAGALTYPVYLLHQMWGWWGIGILSDYLPQSATLAVVMLVVLGAAYAVHRWVERPLGRPLAGAVTRGVDLSGAWLSGAAAALRPALLRRTG
- a CDS encoding acetyl-CoA C-acetyltransferase translates to MSDLNEAVIVGGARTPFTRFKGSLAALTAVQLGAHAVTAALEKSGVDAGSVNGVVFGQVVQAGAGQNPARQTAIAAGIGWDVPTVTINKVCLSGLAAITDAARLVRLGEADVVVAGGQESMTNAPHVLPGSRMGWSYGDIAAIDSVAHDGLTDAFDKISMGVSTERKNSVLGLTRAEQDEVAALSHQRAARAQQDGVFDAEIAPVPVPQRKGDPVVVAEDEGIRPTTTAESLGGLRPAFAADGTITAGNSSPLSDGAAAVVVTSRAYAEANGLHILARIGEPGQVAGPDNSLHSQPSNAIRAALARADLDVRELDFIEINEAFGAVACQSLTDLDYPLERTNIHGGAIALGHPIGASGARLALHAALELDRRGGGTAAVSLCGGGGQGEALLLHR